The Shewanella oneidensis MR-1 genome has a window encoding:
- a CDS encoding IS4-like element ISSod3 family transposase produces the protein MQVLTILHQSLYQHCPEIHQKRLNTLMVACKALINADCLTLTHLGRHIDGTSTHTKHSIKRMDRLLGNPHLHHERLAVYQWHAKWLLTAHTMPTILVDWSDMREGRELIALRASIAIKGRSITLYERTFPLVLQGTQTAHNQFLNELHKVLPDNITPLIVTDAGFRNPWFRKVEQLGWYWLGRVRGLSVYRLHPFGRQFSLKALYPKASRRAKHVGRVALSVKKPLLCEMVLFRAPSKGRKGQRSTTTDCHHTAQWTYELTAKEPWALVTNLTIEAMSPQKLVNIYQKRMQIEETFRDLKSPAYGFGLRHSRTRYAARMDILLLIALLVQLAFWWVGLYGETQQLQRHFQANTVKKRNVLSTIRMGKELLRRRHDYPISADDLLCAAKKLAQLSLTHGCWGYEL, from the coding sequence GTGCAAGTGTTAACTATCTTACATCAATCTCTCTATCAACATTGTCCAGAAATCCATCAAAAGCGACTGAATACACTCATGGTCGCCTGCAAAGCCCTCATCAACGCGGATTGTCTCACCCTCACGCATTTAGGGCGGCACATTGATGGCACCAGCACTCATACTAAACACTCAATAAAACGCATGGATAGATTATTGGGCAACCCGCACCTTCACCATGAAAGACTGGCTGTTTATCAGTGGCATGCAAAGTGGCTGCTAACAGCACATACGATGCCGACCATACTGGTGGATTGGTCTGATATGCGTGAAGGTCGTGAACTGATTGCACTACGCGCCTCTATTGCGATTAAGGGCCGCTCTATCACGCTCTACGAGCGAACATTTCCGTTAGTACTACAAGGCACACAAACTGCCCATAATCAGTTTCTGAATGAACTCCATAAAGTGTTACCTGACAATATTACCCCGCTGATAGTCACTGACGCGGGCTTCCGTAATCCATGGTTTCGAAAAGTCGAGCAGCTCGGTTGGTATTGGCTGGGTCGTGTCAGAGGATTAAGTGTCTATCGGCTGCACCCCTTCGGTCGCCAATTTTCGCTAAAAGCGCTTTATCCCAAAGCCAGTCGTCGCGCAAAACATGTTGGGCGAGTGGCGTTATCGGTAAAGAAACCCTTGTTATGCGAGATGGTATTGTTCAGGGCTCCAAGTAAAGGCAGAAAAGGTCAGCGAAGTACGACAACAGACTGTCACCATACGGCGCAATGGACGTATGAACTGACCGCCAAAGAGCCTTGGGCACTGGTGACCAACTTGACCATAGAAGCCATGTCGCCTCAAAAACTGGTTAATATTTACCAAAAACGGATGCAAATAGAAGAAACCTTTAGAGATTTAAAAAGCCCCGCTTATGGCTTTGGTTTACGTCATAGCAGAACACGTTATGCGGCGAGGATGGACATACTGCTATTGATAGCATTATTGGTACAACTGGCATTTTGGTGGGTAGGATTATACGGAGAAACACAGCAATTACAGCGGCACTTCCAAGCCAACACGGTAAAGAAAAGGAATGTGCTATCAACAATCAGGATGGGCAAAGAACTGCTGCGGCGACGGCATGACTACCCCATATCAGCAGATGATTTGCTTTGTGCTGCGAAGAAACTAGCCCAACTCTCATTAACTCATGGTTGTTGGGGCTATGAATTATGA
- a CDS encoding toxin-antitoxin system YwqK family antitoxin, which yields MRNIIHLLLAALVLFSANANAENVLLDSNWNVVKSKKSAHYYLKPPVETVDGEFKVEIYYQDNDALFCAGTLLDNKLGKTLKIEQFRGAYQCYFDDGNPYQQAFINDQGQLHGLFKKYIATGSHYVESHFENGVQQGLETGYWEGGNVRYKTTYQNDKEVGISEHFSPEGELTAKICNDANGVNQYFNLGKLNREVHKVDGLLQGIETTWGLNGQVISTQEYAKGQKQGDYFEYFDDNKVKRHYRYDNDYKVGEQLDFHENGQLARKEITEAPWNVKLSEQYNDQGEILSSTEEKHQGDRWIYQKRQYFKQGKLIRSNEEDQLKKWSLYEEFSEGELVARTESINNNRTGLYIVSSGFFEDKPLLTQEYYQNGLRHGTYERIQLNDKQRTVIERGQYTHDKPSGTWMKRQFEHGKSTFSYDDKGELHGEYRNETDSGQLLELLTFTHGKATGLCQRYANNGQLYEKGEYRDGKRHGDWILAKEYAYMAYPQPNRLYWIGRYNMGAQVGLWEQVNMNNYRLKQEKYDDKGNLHGKQYTFAEDGSMEEIAEFRHGEFISVKHEFPTSSQWMDLPSPLT from the coding sequence ATGCGCAACATTATCCATTTGCTCCTTGCCGCTCTCGTGCTTTTTAGCGCCAATGCTAATGCTGAAAATGTGTTACTCGATTCAAATTGGAATGTCGTCAAAAGTAAAAAATCGGCACATTATTATTTAAAGCCACCCGTTGAGACTGTTGATGGGGAATTTAAAGTTGAGATTTATTATCAAGACAACGATGCACTGTTCTGTGCTGGGACGCTCTTAGATAACAAACTGGGTAAAACACTCAAGATTGAGCAATTTCGCGGAGCTTATCAATGTTACTTCGATGATGGTAATCCCTACCAACAAGCGTTTATCAACGATCAAGGTCAACTTCATGGCTTGTTCAAAAAATATATCGCAACGGGTTCGCACTATGTGGAATCACACTTTGAGAATGGTGTACAGCAAGGTCTTGAAACGGGTTATTGGGAAGGGGGGAATGTCCGCTACAAAACAACCTATCAAAATGATAAAGAAGTCGGCATAAGTGAACATTTCAGCCCAGAAGGCGAATTAACCGCAAAAATTTGCAACGACGCTAATGGTGTGAACCAATATTTTAATCTCGGCAAACTCAACCGTGAAGTCCATAAAGTCGATGGCCTATTGCAAGGCATAGAGACCACTTGGGGCCTTAATGGGCAAGTGATATCGACCCAAGAGTACGCCAAAGGCCAAAAACAAGGCGACTATTTTGAATATTTTGACGATAACAAAGTTAAACGCCATTACCGCTACGACAATGATTATAAAGTTGGTGAGCAGCTCGACTTCCATGAAAATGGCCAACTCGCCAGAAAAGAAATCACTGAAGCTCCATGGAATGTGAAGCTATCGGAGCAATACAATGATCAGGGGGAAATACTGAGTTCAACTGAAGAAAAACATCAAGGGGACCGCTGGATTTATCAGAAAAGACAATACTTCAAGCAAGGAAAACTCATCAGAAGTAACGAAGAAGACCAACTTAAAAAGTGGTCTTTATATGAGGAGTTTAGTGAAGGAGAGCTCGTTGCACGAACAGAATCAATTAACAATAATCGAACCGGACTCTATATCGTGTCCTCTGGTTTTTTTGAAGACAAACCCTTGCTCACTCAAGAATATTATCAAAACGGGCTTCGTCATGGCACCTATGAACGCATTCAGCTTAATGATAAACAGCGCACAGTGATTGAACGCGGCCAATATACTCACGACAAACCCAGTGGCACTTGGATGAAACGACAATTTGAACATGGCAAAAGTACCTTTAGTTATGACGATAAAGGTGAGCTCCATGGCGAATACCGTAACGAAACTGATTCAGGGCAACTGCTTGAACTGCTGACGTTTACTCATGGTAAGGCGACGGGACTGTGTCAGCGTTATGCCAATAATGGTCAGCTATATGAAAAAGGCGAATACCGTGATGGCAAGCGGCACGGCGATTGGATTTTGGCTAAAGAATACGCTTATATGGCCTATCCTCAACCGAATAGGCTGTATTGGATTGGCCGATATAATATGGGGGCGCAAGTTGGACTTTGGGAGCAGGTCAATATGAATAATTATCGATTAAAACAAGAAAAATATGATGACAAAGGCAATCTTCATGGAAAACAGTATACCTTTGCCGAAGATGGCTCAATGGAAGAAATCGCTGAATTTCGCCATGGAGAATTCATTTCAGTAAAGCATGAATTTCCTACGTCATCTCAATGGATGGATTTACCGTCGCCTTTAACATAG
- a CDS encoding IS481-like element ISSod13 family transposase has protein sequence MLHSNNPIIKHKTGLLNLAEELSNVSRACKVMGVSRDTFYRYRELVDDGGVDALIEKSRRSPNLKNRVEEAVEQAVMEYAIEFPAHGQHRTSNELRKKGVFVSGSGVRSIWLRHDLENFKKRLKALEAKVARDGIQLTDEQIAALERKKHDDEACGEIETAHPGYLGSQDTFYVGNLKGVGRIYQQTYVDTYCKVAHCKLYTTKTPITAADLLNDKVLPFYESQQLPVLRILTDRGTEYCGKVEHHDYQLYLAINDIDHTKTKAMSPQTNGICERFHKTILNEFYQVTFRKKLYQTLEELQKDLDEWLSYYNNERTHQGKMCNGRTPVETLIDGKRVWAEKNLTRI, from the coding sequence ATGCTCCATAGTAACAATCCAATCATCAAACACAAAACAGGTTTACTCAATCTGGCAGAGGAACTGAGCAACGTCTCCAGAGCCTGCAAAGTCATGGGTGTGTCTCGTGATACGTTTTATCGTTACCGCGAGTTAGTGGACGATGGCGGTGTTGATGCACTGATCGAAAAAAGTCGTAGAAGTCCAAATCTCAAGAACCGTGTCGAAGAAGCTGTTGAACAGGCAGTGATGGAGTATGCGATTGAATTTCCCGCCCATGGCCAACACAGAACCAGCAATGAACTGCGCAAAAAAGGCGTGTTTGTTTCTGGCAGTGGTGTCCGCTCAATCTGGTTGCGACATGATTTAGAGAACTTTAAGAAGCGACTGAAAGCCTTGGAAGCCAAAGTAGCTCGCGATGGCATTCAACTTACTGATGAACAGATTGCGGCACTTGAGCGCAAAAAACACGACGATGAAGCCTGTGGTGAGATTGAAACCGCGCACCCAGGCTACCTTGGGTCGCAAGACACGTTTTATGTCGGAAACCTCAAGGGCGTTGGTCGTATCTATCAGCAAACCTATGTCGATACGTACTGCAAAGTCGCTCATTGCAAGCTCTATACTACGAAAACACCTATCACTGCAGCGGACTTATTGAACGACAAAGTATTGCCGTTTTACGAGTCACAGCAGTTGCCGGTGCTGCGTATTTTAACTGACCGTGGCACAGAGTATTGCGGCAAGGTCGAGCACCATGATTACCAGCTATATCTGGCGATTAATGATATCGACCACACGAAAACCAAAGCGATGTCGCCGCAAACGAATGGGATCTGCGAGCGGTTTCATAAGACGATCCTGAACGAGTTTTATCAGGTGACCTTCCGCAAAAAGCTGTACCAAACGCTGGAGGAGCTGCAAAAAGATCTGGACGAGTGGCTGTCTTACTACAACAATGAACGCACTCATCAAGGCAAAATGTGCAACGGCAGAACGCCAGTTGAAACATTGATTGATGGGAAACGGGTTTGGGCGGAAAAGAATCTGACTCGAATCTAA
- a CDS encoding integrase core domain-containing protein, whose amino-acid sequence MPVFEYFTEMTQNYEHYHNAVVERFFGSLKHDWIFKVAQPTREFMKQDVTAYIKYYNLERLHSANNDLSPVEFENSQVKVSSLG is encoded by the coding sequence ATTCCTGTTTTTGAATATTTTACTGAAATGACACAGAATTATGAACACTACCATAATGCCGTTGTTGAGCGATTCTTTGGTAGCTTGAAACACGATTGGATTTTTAAAGTTGCTCAACCAACAAGGGAGTTTATGAAGCAAGATGTGACGGCTTACATCAAATATTACAACTTGGAGCGACTTCATTCTGCTAATAACGATCTGTCACCTGTAGAGTTTGAGAATTCTCAAGTAAAAGTGTCCAGTTTGGGTTGA
- a CDS encoding IS256-like element ISSod4 family transposase: protein MTQPFNFEQALKDLQSGKSLTGKDSILGPLIKQLTEAALQAELEQHLAHDPQPNRKNGKTPKTIKHPSGNFELDAPRDRNGTFEPQLIKKNQTTLTDEIERKVLSMFSIGMSYRDINQHVEDMYGLNVSNATVSAITDKLIPELKAWQQRPLDSHYPIVWLDAIHYKVKEDGRYVSKAVYTLLALNMKGKKEILGLHLSENEGANYWLSVLTDLNNRGVKDILIACVDGLTGFPEAIASIFPHTETQLCVIHQIRNSMKYVASKNQKAFMADLKPVYRAVSKEAAEMALDELEAKWGDAYPLVINSWRRKWHNLSHYFKYPEHIRKVIYTTNAVEAVHRQFRKLTKTKGAFPNENSLLKLLYAGILNASDKWTMPIHNWSLCLSQLAIYFEGRLDSVLEI, encoded by the coding sequence ATGACCCAACCTTTTAACTTCGAACAAGCCCTTAAAGATCTGCAATCAGGTAAAAGCCTCACAGGTAAAGACAGCATTCTTGGCCCACTGATCAAGCAACTCACTGAAGCGGCTCTCCAGGCTGAGCTTGAGCAGCATTTAGCGCATGATCCTCAGCCTAATCGTAAAAATGGCAAAACCCCTAAGACCATTAAGCATCCGTCCGGTAACTTTGAGTTAGACGCGCCTAGAGACCGCAATGGCACCTTTGAGCCTCAGTTGATTAAGAAAAATCAAACTACGCTAACCGATGAAATCGAACGTAAAGTGTTATCGATGTTCAGTATAGGTATGAGCTATCGCGATATTAATCAACATGTTGAAGATATGTATGGACTCAATGTGTCTAACGCAACAGTCAGTGCTATCACTGACAAACTCATCCCCGAACTTAAAGCGTGGCAACAGCGCCCATTAGATAGCCATTATCCTATCGTGTGGCTTGATGCGATACATTATAAAGTCAAAGAGGATGGGCGTTACGTCAGTAAAGCCGTTTACACATTGTTAGCGCTTAATATGAAAGGAAAAAAGGAAATTTTAGGGCTTCACTTATCCGAAAATGAAGGCGCTAATTACTGGCTATCCGTACTGACCGATCTTAATAATCGTGGTGTAAAAGATATTCTTATCGCCTGTGTTGACGGCTTGACCGGTTTCCCTGAGGCCATAGCCAGTATCTTCCCTCATACGGAAACACAGCTATGCGTTATCCACCAGATCCGCAACTCAATGAAGTATGTCGCCTCAAAAAATCAGAAAGCGTTTATGGCTGATTTAAAGCCTGTGTATCGAGCCGTGAGTAAAGAAGCCGCAGAGATGGCATTGGACGAACTGGAGGCCAAATGGGGTGATGCTTATCCGCTGGTAATCAACTCTTGGCGTCGCAAATGGCATAATTTGTCCCATTATTTTAAGTACCCAGAACATATCAGGAAAGTGATTTACACGACCAATGCAGTTGAGGCTGTGCATCGCCAATTTAGAAAGCTCACCAAAACCAAAGGTGCATTTCCTAATGAAAATAGCTTGTTGAAGCTACTTTACGCAGGCATATTAAACGCCTCAGATAAATGGACCATGCCAATCCACAATTGGAGCCTTTGTTTATCACAGTTAGCGATTTATTTTGAAGGGCGTTTAGATAGCGTGCTAGAAATTTAA
- a CDS encoding DUF5086 family protein, translating into MLRKFSLITYFLASTVLASDVGDHKAGIWSIESAQDMTRWIIIHNIESDANTAVFHIEVIGRKHGHAVWQIERLVHHMAITEKALKASVKIPLKSGAVYPESFNHAYLSWQKENNGMGGAICDTSVIECF; encoded by the coding sequence GTGCTTAGAAAATTCAGTTTGATTACTTATTTTCTTGCATCTACTGTATTAGCTTCAGATGTCGGTGACCATAAGGCTGGAATTTGGTCAATAGAATCTGCCCAAGATATGACTCGGTGGATTATCATTCATAATATTGAGAGTGATGCAAATACTGCAGTATTTCACATCGAGGTTATTGGCAGAAAACATGGGCATGCAGTTTGGCAGATTGAGCGCTTAGTTCACCATATGGCGATCACAGAAAAGGCATTGAAAGCCAGTGTAAAAATCCCCCTAAAAAGCGGAGCTGTTTACCCTGAATCTTTTAACCACGCTTATTTGTCTTGGCAGAAAGAAAACAATGGCATGGGTGGAGCTATCTGTGACACCTCCGTAATAGAATGTTTTTAA
- a CDS encoding MBL fold metallo-hydrolase — translation MKLTALVDNTRLDSRPELAVERGLSFHVETMGSQILFDTGSSSTFCENAALMNISIQDVDLAVISHRHHDHCNGTTHFIERNSKAKIYLKDCEDKNYLFKAFGFKNDVGINKELLKNASERLIFVEHTTEILPNIFIITEISDKYEKPKGNRYLYTQSENGYKNDTFDHELLLVVKESDGLIVFTGCAHSGVLNMVETAIELFPNHRIKAVVGGFHLVGLPLLNSIGGTKQDIQAIGQALSHYPIDKLYTGHCTGMKAFGLLKEVLGDRLEHLPTGRSVLI, via the coding sequence ATGAAACTTACAGCATTAGTTGATAATACTCGTTTAGACAGTAGGCCAGAGCTAGCTGTTGAGCGGGGGCTCTCTTTTCATGTAGAGACAATGGGAAGCCAAATTCTGTTTGATACAGGAAGCAGTAGTACGTTCTGTGAAAATGCGGCATTGATGAATATTAGCATTCAAGATGTTGATCTTGCAGTGATATCTCATCGTCACCACGACCATTGCAACGGTACAACTCACTTTATTGAACGAAATTCCAAAGCAAAGATATATCTGAAAGACTGTGAGGATAAAAACTATCTATTTAAGGCGTTTGGTTTTAAGAATGATGTTGGTATTAATAAAGAATTGCTAAAAAATGCTAGTGAGCGCTTAATTTTTGTTGAACATACAACAGAGATATTGCCGAACATTTTTATTATAACCGAAATTAGTGATAAATATGAAAAACCAAAAGGGAATCGGTATCTCTATACCCAATCAGAAAATGGTTACAAAAATGATACATTTGACCATGAATTACTATTGGTAGTTAAAGAAAGCGATGGCCTAATCGTCTTTACTGGTTGTGCTCACAGCGGTGTTTTAAATATGGTTGAGACTGCTATTGAACTGTTCCCTAACCACAGAATAAAAGCAGTTGTTGGAGGTTTTCACTTGGTTGGTTTGCCACTATTGAATAGCATTGGTGGGACTAAACAAGATATTCAAGCAATCGGTCAGGCTTTGTCACACTATCCAATTGATAAGCTGTACACAGGACATTGCACAGGAATGAAAGCATTTGGATTACTTAAAGAAGTCCTTGGAGATCGTCTAGAACATTTACCAACGGGGCGAAGCGTATTAATTTAG
- a CDS encoding DUF2931 family protein, translated as MRWILLLLLLPLTTACQTVPTEPKNLEWRHMVGSNSDELWVTEVLFYRQGKLVDASTNGSAGFFGAEGLKEKDYRWSISKGSHTTRPIPDQVELEWISFHDKKRYRISLALPAELESIIAQPYRFKVRDEWREERRRNIGLGMATGGYVEAFLTNAKVKPDILLARGIAKEIQTSQDKENSVTKVYKVWFDDFDKAYGDAYQQYPTPSGMAWAPIMDAYRAAQPKTDTNPVQ; from the coding sequence ATGCGCTGGATACTATTATTGCTGCTGTTGCCATTGACCACAGCTTGTCAGACCGTTCCAACTGAGCCAAAAAATCTAGAGTGGCGCCATATGGTGGGTTCCAACTCAGATGAACTTTGGGTAACCGAGGTACTCTTTTATCGTCAGGGTAAGTTGGTGGATGCCTCAACCAATGGTTCTGCCGGATTTTTCGGGGCTGAAGGATTAAAAGAAAAAGACTATCGCTGGAGTATTTCTAAAGGAAGTCACACCACACGGCCGATTCCGGATCAGGTGGAGCTAGAGTGGATTTCATTTCACGACAAGAAGCGCTATCGAATAAGTTTGGCGTTGCCAGCAGAGTTAGAAAGCATAATTGCGCAACCTTATCGCTTCAAAGTGAGGGATGAGTGGCGTGAAGAGCGTCGTAGGAATATTGGGTTGGGTATGGCGACCGGAGGTTATGTCGAGGCGTTTTTAACCAATGCCAAAGTGAAGCCTGATATCCTGCTGGCTAGGGGGATTGCTAAGGAAATTCAAACCTCGCAAGACAAGGAAAATTCCGTCACCAAAGTCTACAAAGTGTGGTTCGACGATTTTGATAAAGCATATGGTGATGCCTATCAACAGTACCCCACACCCAGTGGCATGGCTTGGGCTCCGATCATGGATGCTTACCGTGCCGCACAGCCCAAAACAGATACAAACCCCGTGCAATGA
- the nadS gene encoding NadS family protein: MSIFNELQASLEEAVEIHHGLKKPARVTRYEVADVKSIREDLLKVTQAEFAATMGVSVDTIRGSTPEPPKFPSWGCKRKTAKIL; this comes from the coding sequence ATGAGTATATTTAACGAACTTCAAGCCTCCCTTGAAGAAGCGGTAGAAATTCATCATGGTCTCAAAAAGCCCGCTCGAGTAACTCGTTATGAAGTTGCTGATGTTAAGTCAATCCGTGAAGATCTGCTTAAAGTGACGCAGGCCGAATTTGCTGCCACGATGGGTGTCAGTGTAGACACAATTAGGGGTTCTACGCCGGAACCGCCGAAATTTCCGTCCTGGGGTTGTAAGCGGAAAACCGCCAAAATTTTATGA